The Eubalaena glacialis isolate mEubGla1 chromosome 3, mEubGla1.1.hap2.+ XY, whole genome shotgun sequence nucleotide sequence GCCTCAGCAGCCCTGCCACGGATCCGCCCGATTCTTTCGCATCAAGAAGTTGATCTTCCGAGCCATTTCCATGTTGTAGATTCGCCGGCAGGTTTCATAGCTTTCCCTCTGTCGCCGGCGGCAAGGCTTCTCATAGTATCGCCGTCGCTTTATGTCCTCAATGAGCCCATCCATGGTAAGGATTCTGTATAAAGACAGGCAATGAAGTTAGAGGCTTAGGCTCATTATTGTTCTTTTCCAGTTTCACAATGATCCGAAGTCAATTGACCAAATAACTGGTGTCTGTAAAAATGGTGTGAAATGGTGACAATACAGCATTAACTGCCAACATATAGAGGCCAGGCACCAAAGAGTAATACGTGGGGAAATAAAAAGGCAATGAATTATATAGTCCTTGCTCTTGGGGAGTTTATAGTCATGGTCATGttgtcaaccttttttttttctaccacaaCACACCTGAGGGATATGGCACAGTCCCAAAAGAACAGTGGCTCCCTATGGCAGTGAGTCTCAACCAAGGGGCCATTTCAGAATTTTCAAATGGGGTAAGTCATTTGCAGTAGGAAAAAATAACTAGGGGTGATTCCTATGTGGTCCTTAGTGGAGAATGTAGTTCCACCCCTACTGTGTTTAAGAGCTGATGCAGCTGAAGTCTGTAAGTCTGAGAAACATCTGGGCCCACTTAATACAGGGAAAGAAGAGGCCCTTATCACACCAGTGATACAAATGGGAGCATTAAAATAACAGCCTCAACCATGATTTTTCCATGTACCACATGCTCCAACCACACTACTTTACTGACTACTCCCTGAACACACATTAATACCAAGTCTTTACTCACGCTGCTTCCTCAGCCTAGAATGCCATCCCCAACCTGTAGCTGCCAACCTGAGATTTTCCACATCTTTTTGATGCTAAATCCAGATGCCATCTCTCCACAAAAGCTTTCTCATCTtcttagagaaaataatttattttgttgtatACCTATTTAGAGATTATTTCATTTTGCCATTCTGTTACTTATTTATACAAATGTCTCCCTCATTAGACTAATAACCCCTGAAGGCAGAAACTGTATTTTATTAATCTTAATTTAGttcaatttgtttttttcctgcccACCTAATTCCTTACAACACAGTTTCTCTTGGATTCATAACACGCTTAACTCAAACTAACCTCTTTGTTCTCACTGAGCCAAGAGGACACGGGGGTTTATTCTATAACCTACCTTATCCCTGGGCTCCTGAGAGCTCTGGCTCCAGTCTGCAACTTGTCTCTCCCTCTCAACCCATCATCAGTTGGTCCTGAGGAGGTCTGGAGGCACCTGCTGCTACTGCCCTCCATTCTGGCACTGTTTACATGACCCCATTCCTGCCTACCCTTTCCTTTCATTACATGTAAAAAGTAAGTCAAAAACACAATTGGAGGTAGAGTAATTGAGACATTGCTATTATAACTGGAAGGGGgacagcagaaggaaataaaaataagagaaactaCCAGCTACTTCTGCTCAGTGGGAAACCCTATTTATTGCTGGTATGTTATACCAAAAGCCCAAGATAACAATAATAGATTGAACATGTACGTGAAAAGATTTGAGCTTTGGGTACATTACAAATGTGAATAGACATGGGAACCACTGTCCTTTGGGATCCTCTCCTAGGCTCCTGCTGATTTGTAAGATCAGTTTGTCTAGGTTTTAGTGGCAGGGAGATGGGAGGCAAGGGAATTGTTGCCAACTCCCAGAAGTGGGAGGAGTAGATAATTCAGGTTCTGCTGAAAACACAGTCATGCCCAGAAGTCATGTGGATCCAACACTAGAGTTGTACAATAGAAAAGTAGGGCAccaggggactttcctggtggcacagtggttaagaatctacctgccaatgcaggggacacaggttcaatccttggtccaggaagatcccacatgccacggagcaactaagcccgtgtgccacaacttctgagcctgcgctctagaacccgcgagccacaactactgagcccatatgccacaactactgaagcctgtgcgctgtaggacccacgtgccacaactattgagcccacatgctgcaactactgaaacccatgcgcctagagcccgtgctccacgagaagccaccgcaatgacaagcccacacaccgcaataaagagtagcccccactcgccgcaactagagaaagcctgcgcgcagcaacgaagacccaacgcagccaaaaaaaagtagGGCACCAAAGACTCAGTATCTTGGCCCACAAAAGGGTCTCCATTGCTGGCTTTCTTCCTAATTTACTCTTAACTGTTGGTATCCCTCCAGATTCTGACTGTAAACCTCCTCCTTTTTGGTTCTCCATGATTCCCTTAAACTTTACCATGGGCTTCAACCCTGTGCACAATGGAATCATTTCCTGAAGAGCCTTTAAAAAGTATTCATGCCTCGGTCCCAttcctcagagattctgatttaattggtctccAGTGGGGTTATACACtgggtatattttaaaacaccCCTCAGGTAATTCTAATGTAGAGCCATACTTGCGAATGGACCCAGACACTGGTTGACTCTTAAATCATTATCTCTAGCCCCAATCTTATCTTAGAGCTAGACTGATGTTTCCAATTGCCTTAAACCCCACAAAAACCAAATTTATTATCTCCTCCTaaaattcattcttcttcctctatACTCTCTCTGTTAATGGCATCACCAGTTAGTCAAGCTAAAAATCTCACCATGTTCCTGGACTAGGCCTTCTCCTTTACTTCCTACACTCACATTTACAATATCCTATACATTCTATAACCTGAAATAGTtcttagatcttttccttctctcctttccctatGGCTACAGCTCTAATTATGGTCCTTATACCTGTACTGAAATAATCATCTAACTGGTCATTTAATCAATAAGTATTTATGGAATCCCAACTCtgtaccagacactgtgttaAATGCCGaggatagaaaacaaacttaggcaTAGTTCCCTACCCTTGCAGTCTAGTAGAGAAGACAATTATGTAAGAATTACAATAGAATGTGATAGATGCAAAGATGAGGGAAGCACACAGGAGAGGTATATAATCTGTACTTGATAAGAAGGTGGTTATGAAAGCTTCCTAAAGGATACCTTATTTGAATTTGAAGGGTAAGCAGGTTGCcctatttccattttccctcCCTATACCAATTATTGTcctaaaacataaatcagattgtgggacttccctggtggcgcagtggttgagaatccgcctgccaatgaaggggacacgggttcgagccctggtccgggaagatcccacatgccgcggagcaactaagcctgtgcgccacaactactgagcctgcgctctagagcccgtgcttcccaacaagagaagccactgcaatgagaagcctgcacaccgcaacaaagagtagtccccgctcgccgcaactagagaaagcctgcacgcagcaacgaagacccaatgcagccaaaaatagataaataaaataaataaatttataaaaaataaatcagattgtGTACTCTGATGTTAAAAAATCTTTCCCAGTAAATAAAATAGTCTAagccagtggttcccaaacttgtttgcacattagaatcacttggggatcttttaaaaattccaactaAGTCACAAGTGGGGAGGGACATGGGCAGGGTTTGTTAAGTTCCCTAGGTAATTGCAATGTGCAGATAAATTTGGGAACCACTAGTCTAAGCTCAAAGTCCTAAACAATTGAGCTTCACCCTCTCGCTCTAGCTTTATCTTTAATAACTTGCCCTAAAAAGCCTACGTCTAGTCATATTGAACTAGGTGTTTTCCAAACACACTACACATCTATTTTTTACATTTGTTCATGATGTTCGCTGAGAATAtggttcctttttttgttttatgaaagGCTATTTATTCTTCAAAGGCACAAATCAATGTGTAACGACATTTATAAACTGGTCCAGGAGATATTAATCACTCCTTCCCTCTGTTCCCAACGCACAGCGGTTCTCAAACTTTGAGACTCATGCAACAGTCACCTGGAAAACTTGTTAAAACACTGACTGCTGTGCCACCTCGTTTCTGATTCCATAGGTCTAGGGTGGGGGCcatgaatctgcatttctaacaagttcccaagtgattTTGCTGCTAATGGTCCAGGGAGAACCAATGCCACAGTACACACTTTTAAAGCACTGATCAGACAGTATTGTATTTAGCCATGTTtggttttttagtttttaaaatctccctTACTGGGTTGTGTGCTTTCTAAGGTTAGAGATTAAGTCtttcatttttgcatttaatataataCTTGGCAAAGAGCAAATATCAGTAAATGTATGACAAAAATGAATCCTCTTGGTGACTGACAAATGTCTACAGCTCAAGGGATTAAGTTACTTTCTAACGGACACAGTTCTTGGGAATATTAGCTCAGAAGGCCTCAATATTACCTTTACTAAAATGGCACATTAGACTTTAGATAGCATTTTCATATCCATGATCCTAATCATTATCCTATGAAACTGATTAAGCAggtaatgtcattttttttttttttttggccgcaccacgcggcatgcgggatcttaccactggaccaccaggggagttcCCGTCGTCtctttacagattagaaaactgaagtttagagaggctgacctgcccaagatcacaaaatGGAGCTAGCAGTAGAATTCAGGTCTTTAGTGCAGTGCTCTATAATAGCACTCTGCTTCTCAAACAAAAACCACTGAGGTTTGAAAGACAAATTATTGCGGTGCCCATGGGCAAAGCGAAAAATgagggaggaaagagctgggccaGGCTCCTTAATTAGAGTAAAAAGATGCAAGCCAAGAAGACATGGCACACTAAGGGAAAGGAATTGATCCAAACAATTAAGTATTTATTTCTGTCTAGACCTTGTTTACTGCTATTTAATGTAGGCCACTTTTTGGACTAGAGACTAGTATattagagaaaaaacagaaaataaaaagtgccTGAAAGGGAAAGACTGGAAATATAAAAAGGGCAAGGAGACTGGATTTGAGGAGAGACTATGAAAAGAACAGAGACCCTAGATATGACTTCACCTAGGAAGAAGAGCCTACTGGAATGACAAAGACAGTTTAAAGTAGTatgaaagaaaacagcaaaaggaGGAGGAGTTTAGAAACATACTCAGGTATCCTACTGGAGTTTCAAAAGGGTTCTGAAACAGAAGCGATCATCTTACCAAGTAAATGCCTGTGTGGTCAGGCAGAAAAGACAGACAAGAAAAAAGTACCAAAGGAATATAAGAgtagaggaggggaaaaaaatggaaagatcgGTGGCCCCCAACATAATGATGGGGTTGCTAAATGGTGTTCCTTGGATGgttctatttccaaaacacaaacCAAATAAATTCCAAGGTGCCAGGTGAGGATTTCCTTCCTTACCTTGCACTTTCTAGGTATCCTGAAAAAGCACAGATTATCTTCAAATGTTCCAGAATCCCTACAGTAGAGGCATCTACTCAACTCATTTCTAATAAAGGATGTAGGAAGAGTTTTGTAGAACTCATGAAGTAAATAGGGTGTTACTAATGATGCTTCTGCTTTCACAGGTAGTTCAAGGACTAGTCAACCAAGAGGTTTAGAGTAAACAGATCAGCCTGGAGTTTGGGCACCTGGCAACCTAACATTTAAGGAGAACTCAGCTGCCAGTTCAACAGATTATGTAAAAGGAGCTGAGCTGCCTGGGCTGGGGAATTTGGGGGTGGCAGATTCACATGTCAGTGTAGCCAGCCTACATCAGGATCAACATGTACACAGAAGAACTCAATGGGCCCAGAAGCTCACCTACCAGGAATAAAAGGGGTCAACTGAGCATGCTTCCAGTGTGCTTGCCTTTCTTTACTTGGGTGCCAGCCAATCATGCAGGGCTTCCTAGCGACCCCCACTCTCCATCTCTTCATCCCAGGGCACCAATGAGGGCCCTTGGTTATATAACAAGCATTTTGTGGTGGTCTCACTGTGCAGACACATAGGCTGTTTCCTTTGTAAGACTACATCTGTGCTCCAAACATGCTAAAGCTTTAACCACCTCCCTCTCATTTGCTCTCATACCTATTGTTGTAATTAGACCGCAGAACATGCAACTTATTTTTAAACTACCAACTATCAGAAAGCTGAGAGAAACGAGGAGAAGCCCGGGATTTAAGAGAGATATACAGAAAAGGCAGCCAGAGGACATTATGGAAAACcagaggaaaagaagtaaagtgtCAGAAAATACTGTGtttggatggacttggaaggcattatgcttaagtgaaataagtcagatagagaaagacaaataccgtataatctcacttacatgtggcatctaaaaaatacaataaactagtgaaaataacaaaaagaagcagacccacagatatagagaacaaactagtggttaccagtggggagagggtaggggaggggcaatataggggtagaggattaagaagtaaaaactattaggtataaaataagttacaagaggaattccctggcggtccagtggttaggactcaccACTTTcaatgccagggcccaggtttgatccctggtcaggaaactaaggtcCCCAAAGCtgcacggcgcagccaaataaataaataaataagctacaagaatatattgtacaacatggggaatatagccaatattttacaataactataaatggagtataacctttaaaaaattgtgaatcactatattgtacacctgtaacttatataatattatacagtaACTATACTtccatacaagaaaaaaaagggcttccctggtagctcagtggttaagaatctgcctgccaatgcagggcacacgggttcaagccctggtccaggaagatcccacatgctgcggcaCAACTaagccatgtgccacaactactgagcctgcgctctagagcccgtgagccacaactactgagcctgcgtgccacagctactgaagcctgtgtgcctagagcccgtgctccgcaacaagagaagccaccgcaatgagaagcccgcgcaccgcaacgaagagtagcccccgctcacctcaactagggaaagcccacatgcagcaacaaagacccaatgcagccaaaaaataaataaataaaaaaaagaaatttaaaaaaaaaaaaaagaaagaaaaagaaaatactgggcttccctggtggctcagtggttaagaatccgcctgccaatgcaggggacatgggtttgagccttagtccgggaagatcccacacgctgtggagcaactaagcccgtgcgccacaactaccgagcctgcactctagagcccgtgagccacaactactgaagcctgtgcgcctagagcccgtgctccgcaatgagaagccactgcaatgagaagcccgtgcaccacaatgaagagtagcccccgctccccgcaactagagaaagcccacacgcagcaatgaagacccagtgcagccaaaaataaataaaataaataaatttataaaaaaaagaaagaaaatacagtgtTTACTGTGTCTGACAGACTGACAGATAGGAAGGCTGGGACACTCCAGAACCAACCTGCTCACATTTGGATGCTTAAAAGTCCTTGCTTATCCtaagaacaaaatatttatttacttttttctcctgAGGCTAAAAGACAATTTAAGGATATATATCTAACACTCCAagataaaaaggaacataaatgCAACTTCCTAAAGAATAAATCTACATTGACAAAATACATATCCTCCCCAAAGATTATAAAAATCACTGCCATAATACTTGCTCCAAGCTGGCTTCTTCCAACCATGCACTTCTTGCACTGTTTTCCTGGATAACCTTAGTCACAAAGTTcgacttttccaaattcataagGAAGCCTAAAACGAGATCATCACACCTCAGGCCCTGAGTGTCTGGGaccagaatttcttctttttttttttcctgcctaacCATGCCTCTCCTTTCTgatcaaattcttttctttttcagcaaTGTAAAttgtttttcccccaaatctaTTCCTATGTTGGTGTTTTAATCCCTGAAGTGAGGAAAAAGTAATACCACATTTCTTACCTAGGATACTTGATAGAATGCCAAGGGTACTATCCAAAGACAGAAATCTCTGGATAAATTCAATGCATCTGCCTGGAGGACCAGCTTTAACTAGAGTGGAGGTGGGGGTGCTAGCCCTAAAACAAACgtaaagacaacaaataaaaatcacctaaaattttaattaaaaaaagagattaaaaaaagaaattccatgttTGCTTGTGGTGGAAGAACCCCTTACAGTTCCTTCACTCTCCTCTCCTGTTAAGTATACTTCAGTGGAAAGGTTTGACAAACACTAAATTTAGGGAGTGACAGAAGATAAAGGAACATTTATATTCATTAAGtagacatttattgagagctttctATGCACCCGACACTTTGGTAAATGCAAGGGATATACAAATGAAAAAGCATAGGTCTCTACCCTTAAGACTATTAAAATCCTAGCTGAATATTAAAATCTCATGAGACATTGTAAAAAATGCTGCTGGTCAGACGCCACCACCGAGAGATTGATTTAGTCTCAGGTTGGGCCCTGACATaaagagggtttttgttttttggtttttttttaaatagattcccCCAGGTGATGCAGCAGGGTCAAAAACCACATAGCATTATACGGACCAGTTTCCTGCTGTTTCTGACTAAAATAAGCATTTCTACCCAGGAAAAAAGTATGCATAAACTGCAATTCACctataaaaagagaatcttaaaagtatGGGGCTCTTGTTTAacaaaaaggaggaaggagggaagaagaaaggaaagaaggaagaaatcaatTTAGAGGTATTTGAAAACAGATTCTCAGGAACAAGAAGGTATG carries:
- the MRPS21 gene encoding small ribosomal subunit protein bS21m; the encoded protein is MAKHLKFIARTVMVQEGNVEGAYRTLNRILTMDGLIEDIKRRRYYEKPCRRRQRESYETCRRIYNMEMARKINFLMRKNRADPWQGC